The following proteins are co-located in the Carassius gibelio isolate Cgi1373 ecotype wild population from Czech Republic chromosome A9, carGib1.2-hapl.c, whole genome shotgun sequence genome:
- the LOC128020138 gene encoding collagen alpha-1(XVIII) chain isoform X3, with protein sequence MSKLRFWLCLFILVCLRICHTHGWFWFDDSKENVKGTQTPAYLTTIRPTSPPRTEPPRTTEESGVSLLQLIGDPPPDGVSKVFDHDNSPGYVFDQSSNVGQSAAAHLPNPFFRDFSLIFNIKPTSSKPGVIFSITDPTQNYMYVGVKLSAVEKGKQYIIFYYTEPDSESSYEAARFSVPSMVNTWTRFSISVLNERVSLYFNCDSDPQVMSFERSPDDMDLDAAAGVFVGHASGADPDKFLGVIGDVRVLKDPGAAERHCEEDEDDFDAGSGDYGASGDGEGRPSIQPTPPSSRPIQQPPVTSRPHVDKQLTGVKGEKGDRGEKGDKGERGLAGPKGDSGSGSGGSAKGEKGDAGEKGLKGSSGFGYPGSKGDRGPPGPPGPPGPPGPSAEVEVRGDGSVMQKVTGPRGPPGPPGPPGPAGAEGEPGDPGEDGKAGQVGPPGFPGTPGSPGPKGEKGERGESQPGPRGPPGLPGPPGPPSRSDRPTFVDMEGSGFDLDSVRAMPGLPGLPGPAGPPGLPGPPGPGSSGSGGFGPPGPPGQNGAPGQPGLPGLPGADGKPGLTGPKGEKGDAGELGLPGPVGEKGAKGSSGSPGLPGEGGLAGLPGPMGPVGPPGPPGPPGPRYHVGFDDMEGSGVHFSSVPGVRGPVGIQGPPGVPGPQGTPGVPGIPGEKGSEGPQGNDGQPGLDGFPGPQGPKGNKGDRGDRGEPGRDGAGLLGPPGPPGPPGQIIYRYYENNDETGGARPQGGAGIPGQAGFPGPVGPKGDQGDPGSPGYGIKGEKGEPGLILGADGNPFYLGGVIGQKGESGLPGPVGPPGPAGPPGLKGEFGMPGRPGRPGINGYKGEKGESGSGSGYGYPGPPGPPGPPGPPGPAVPLDRFGRYEDYSRQYPAMKGEKGDQGSPGVPGSPGFSSNIDIYALKNEMKGEQGEPGLKGEKGEPGGGFYDPHFGAVQGPPGNPGPPGPKGDSIRGPPGPQGPPGSPGVGYDGRPGNQGPPGPPGPPGSPSLPGAYRPQLSIPGPPGPPGPPGVPGTGSGVTFLRSYDIMMATARRQSEGALIYILDRNDLYLRVRDGVRQVMLGDYNPFYGELDNEVAAVQPPPVVHYSQDHTADNGAEQISPPHQPIEFPRREPENRNPNPPDSRYPDPRYPPYTEPIQPHRHPVQPERNPSTPARRPSPPVNQPEGHIHTSGPGLHLIALNSPQVGNMRGIRGADFLCFQQARAVGLKGTFRAFLSSKLQDLYSIVRRSDRETLPIVNFKDQVLFRSWESLFSDSESRMKDSAPIYSFDGRDVLRDSAWPEKMIWHGSDGRGHRQTDNYCETWRAGDRAVTGLASSLQAGQLLQQTSSSCSSSYIVLCIENSYMTQSKK encoded by the exons ATGTCTAAGCTCAGGTTTTGGCTTTGCCTCTTTATTCTGGTGTGCTTGAGGATATGCCACACACACGGCTGGTTCTGGTTTGATGACTCGAAAGAAAATGTGAAGGGCACACAGACACCGGCCTACCTGACAACCATAAGGCCCACATCACCACCGAGGACAGAACCGCCCAGAACAACAG aagaaagtggAGTGTCGTTGTTGCAGTTAATTGGTGATCCTCCACCTGATGGCGTCTCCAAAGTCTTTGACCATGATAACAGCCCTGGCTATGTGTTTGACCAAAGCTCCAATGTGGGTCAGTCAGCCGCGGCCCACCTGCCCAACCCTTTCTTCCGTGACTTCTCCCTTATCTTCAACATTAAACCCACGTCCTCCAAGCCTGGTGTCATCTTCTCAATCACTGACCCAACCCAGAACTACATGTATGTTGGTGTGAAGCTGTCAGCGGTGGAGAAGGGCAAGCAGTATATCATCTTCTACTACACTGAGCCAGACTCGGAGAGCTCATATGAGGCGGCCAGATTTTCCGTGCCTTCCATGGTGAACACCTGGACCCGCTTTTCCATCAGTGTTTTGAATGAGCGTGTTTCCCTCTACTTCAACTGTGACTCAGATCCTCAGGTCATGAGTTTTGAGCGGTCTCCAGATGATATGGACCTGGATGCCGCGGCTGGAGTGTTTGTTGGTCATGCAAGTGGAGCAGACCCTGATAAGTTTTTG GGTGTTATCGGCGATGTAAGAGTGTTGAAAGACCCTGGGGCGGCTGAACGGCACTGTGAAGAAGATGAGGATGACTTCGATGCG GGATCAGGTGATTACGGAGCAAGTGGAGATGGAGAAGGACGACCATCAATCCAG CCGACACCTCCCTCCTCTCGGCCGATCCAGCAGCCGCCGGTCACCAGCAGACCTCATGTTGACAAGCAGCTGACAG GTGTAAAAGGAGAGAAAGGAGACAGAGGAGAGAAGGGTGACAAAGGTGAGAGGGGTCTTGCGGGGCCGAAGGGTGATTCAGGATCTGGATCTGGTGGCAGTGCTAAAGGAGAGAAG GGGGACGCAGGAGAGAAAGGACTGAAG GGTAGTTCTGGTTTTGGTTATCCTGGATCAAAGGGTGACCGTGGCCCTCCTGGTCCTCCAGGGCCTCCTGGACCCCCAGGGCCCAGTGCAGAGGTAGAAGTGAGGGGAGATGGGTCCGTTATGCAGAAGGTGACAGGACCAAGAGGACCACCTGGACCACCAGGACCGCCTGGCCCTGCTGGAGCTGAAGGGGAGCCG GGTgaccctggtgaagatggaaaaGCT GGCCAAGTTGGACCTCCAGGTTTTCCAGGAACTCCTGGGAGTCCTGGACCCAAAGGAGAGAAA ggAGAGCGAGGTGAAAGTCAGCCAGGACCTCGAGGTCCTCCAGGGCTTCCAGGCCCACCGGGACCCCCATCTCGCTCTGATAGGCCT ACATTTGTGGACATGGAGGGTTCTGGATTTGATCTGGACAGTGTGCGG gcAATGCCTGGTTTGCCTGGCCTACCTGGTCCTGCTGGTCCCCCTGGCCTCCCTGGTCCCCCTGGCCCTGGGTCTTCAGGCTCTGGTGGTTTTGGGCCTCCAGGTCCTCCTGGGCAAAATGGAGCTCCAGGTCAACCG gGACTTCCAGGTTTACCAGGGGCTGATGGAAAACCAGGCTTAACAGGCCCTAAAGGAGAGAAG GGTGATGCCGGTGAGCTGGGCCTACCTGGACCTGTGGGAGAGAAG GGTGCCAAAGGTTCTTCTGGTTCCCCCGGCCTTCCTGGAGAGGGTGGACTTGCTGGTCTTCCAGGACCAATGGGACCTGTTGGGCCACCAGGGCCACCTGGTCCTCCTGGCCCAAGATATCATGTTGGTTTT GATGATATGGAGGGTTCTGGTGTTCACTTCAGTTCAGTCCCTGGAGTAAGAGGACCAGTAGGAATccag GGACCTCCTGGTGTCCCAGGACCACAA GGTACACCTGGTGTCCCAGGAATTCCTGGTGAGAAAGGCAGTGAGGGACCTCAGGGAAATGATGGCCAACCTGGTTTGGATGGATTTCCTGGACCGCAG GGACCAAAGGGCAACAAGGGAGACAGAGGTGACCGG GGTGAACCTGGTCGAGATGGAGCTGGACTTCTAGGTCCACCCGGCCCCCCTGGACCACCTGGACAAATTATTTATCGttattatgaaaat AATGATGAAACTGGAGGAGCAAGGCCTCAG GGTGGGGCTGGTATTCCTGGTCAAGCAGGATTCCCA GGCCCAGTAGGACCAAAGGGTGACCAAGGAGATCCTGGATCACCAGGCTACGGCATTAAG GGTGAGAAAGGAGAACCTGGACTTATTCTTGGAGCTGATGGAAACCCATTTTACCTTGGTGGAGTGATAGGCCAAAAG gGTGAGAGTGGGCTTCCTGGACCAGTCGGACCTCCT GGTCCAGCTGGACCTCCTGGTTTGAAAGGTGAATTTGGAATGCCAGGCAGACCC GGTCGGCCAGGTATAAATGGATACAAAGGAGAGAAGGGAGAGTCAGGGTCAGGCTCTGGATATGGCTACCCA GGTCCCCCTGGTCCCCCAGGACCCCCTGGTCCCCCTGGACCTGCTGTGCCCTTGGACAGATTTGGT AGATATGAAGATTATTCGAGACAGTATCCAG CTATGAAAGGAGAGAAAGGAGACCAGGGTTCTCCTGGAGTTCCAGGGTCGCCAG GTTTTTCCTCTAACATTGATATCTATGCCCTCAAG AATGAGATGAAGGGGGAGCAGGGGGAGCCCGGTCTTAAAGGAGAGAAAGGAGAGCCAGGAGGAGGATTTTATGACCCTCATTTTGGAGCTGTACAGGGACCACCAGGAAACCCTGGACCTCCT GGACCTAAAGGAGACTCAATCAGAGGTCCCCCTGGACCACAGGGTCCACCAGGATCACCTGGTGTTGGTTATGATGGTCGTCCAGGAAACCAAGGACCTCCTGGACCCCCTGGACCTCCAGGGTCACCATCATTGCCAGGAGCCTACAGGCCAC aaCTCAGTATTCCCGGACCTCCAGGTCCCCCGGGGCCTCCTGGAGTTCCTGGCACTGGATCTGGA GTGACTTTCCTGAGGTCTTATGACATAATGATGGCTACGGCACGCAGACAGTCTGAAGGTGCTTTGATTTACATTTTGGACAGAAACGATCTCTACCTCAGAGTTCGGGATGGTGTCAGACAAGTGATG CTTGGAGATTATAACCCCTTCTACGGAGAGCTG GACAATGAAGTGGCAGCGGTCCAGCCGCCCCCTGTTGTTCACTATTCCCAAGACCACACAGCTGACAATGGAGCAGAACAGATTTCTCCACCGCACCAGCCGATCGAGTTTCCGAGGAGGGAGCCAGAGAATAGAAACCCCAATCCACCAGACTCCCGTTACCCAGATCCACGATACCCACCCTACACCGAACCCATACAACCACACAGACACCCCGTTCAACCTGAGAGGAACCCCAGCACTCCAGCCCGCCGCCCTAGCCCTCCTGTCAATCAACCAGAGGGCCACATCCACACTTCTGGACCAGGG TTGCATCTTATCGCCCTGAATTCTCCACAAGTGGGCAACATGAGAGGCATTCGTGGGGCAGACTTCCTGTGCTTCCAGCAGGCTCGGGCCGTGGGCCTGAAGGGAACGTTCAGAGCCTTCCTGTCTTCCAAACTTCAAGATCTCTATAGTATCGTCCGCAGATCTGACAGAGAGACGTTACCGATTGTTAACTTCAAG GATCAAGTCCTTTTCAGAAGCTGGGAGTCTCTCTTCAGTGACTCAGAGAGCAGGATGAAGGACAGTGCTCCTATCTACTCATTTGATGGCAGAGATGTCCTGCGGGACAGTGCCTG GCCAGAGAAGATGATCTGGCATGGTTCTGATGGCAGGGGTCACAGGCAGACGGATAACTACTGTGAGACGTGGAGGGCCGGAGACCGTGCGGTGACAGGCTTGGCCTCGTCTCTGCAGGCTGGCCAACTCCTCCAGCAGACCTCCAGCAGCTGCTCCAGTTCCTACATCGTGCTGTGTATCGAGAACAGCTACATGACACAATCCAAGAAATAA
- the LOC128020138 gene encoding collagen alpha-1(XVIII) chain isoform X2: MSKLRFWLCLFILVCLRICHTHGWFWFDDSKENVKGTQTPAYLTTIRPTSPPRTEPPRTTGTGASVTEVPKKVSYDGDHFEGKSESRSRLGIESESITGSWSEFASGSGSGSSQFERQDGYVTTTNVLGIATENASLHIRNLTLETKEDQLDGLQSINDTTDSRFNKSMNVPYKNVSTYNDTNGNNSTEHDYDNMSLYSSEYTVSENVLTIESEFLVASIPKVIESPRCLPVDSGLPFCTKMGVESFAVPNFLNQSSVEEVQAIMTQWAWLLRSNCHHSLEWFFCLLLTPRCGPPGLPPPLPCHSFCEVLRDSCWTLLDEGRLHVECHSLPEEKHDGYRCLSVSNQKEESGVSLLQLIGDPPPDGVSKVFDHDNSPGYVFDQSSNVGQSAAAHLPNPFFRDFSLIFNIKPTSSKPGVIFSITDPTQNYMYVGVKLSAVEKGKQYIIFYYTEPDSESSYEAARFSVPSMVNTWTRFSISVLNERVSLYFNCDSDPQVMSFERSPDDMDLDAAAGVFVGHASGADPDKFLGVIGDVRVLKDPGAAERHCEEDEDDFDAGSGDYGASGDGEGRPSIQPTPPSSRPIQQPPVTSRPHVDKQLTGVKGEKGDRGEKGDKGERGLAGPKGDSGSGSGGSAKGEKGDAGEKGLKGSSGFGYPGSKGDRGPPGPPGPPGPPGPSAEVEVRGDGSVMQKVTGPRGPPGPPGPPGPAGAEGEPGDPGEDGKAGQVGPPGFPGTPGSPGPKGEKGERGESQPGPRGPPGLPGPPGPPSRSDRPTFVDMEGSGFDLDSVRAMPGLPGLPGPAGPPGLPGPPGPGSSGSGGFGPPGPPGQNGAPGQPGLPGLPGADGKPGLTGPKGEKGDAGELGLPGPVGEKGAKGSSGSPGLPGEGGLAGLPGPMGPVGPPGPPGPPGPRYHVGFDDMEGSGVHFSSVPGVRGPVGIQGPPGVPGPQGTPGVPGIPGEKGSEGPQGNDGQPGLDGFPGPQGPKGNKGDRGDRGEPGRDGAGLLGPPGPPGPPGQIIYRYYENNDETGGARPQGPVGPKGDQGDPGSPGYGIKGEKGEPGLILGADGNPFYLGGVIGQKGESGLPGPVGPPGPAGPPGLKGEFGMPGRPGRPGINGYKGEKGESGSGSGYGYPGPPGPPGPPGPPGPAVPLDRFGRYEDYSRQYPAMKGEKGDQGSPGVPGSPGFSSNIDIYALKNEMKGEQGEPGLKGEKGEPGGGFYDPHFGAVQGPPGNPGPPGPKGDSIRGPPGPQGPPGSPGVGYDGRPGNQGPPGPPGPPGSPSLPGAYRPQLSIPGPPGPPGPPGVPGTGSGVTFLRSYDIMMATARRQSEGALIYILDRNDLYLRVRDGVRQVMLGDYNPFYGELDNEVAAVQPPPVVHYSQDHTADNGAEQISPPHQPIEFPRREPENRNPNPPDSRYPDPRYPPYTEPIQPHRHPVQPERNPSTPARRPSPPVNQPEGHIHTSGPGLHLIALNSPQVGNMRGIRGADFLCFQQARAVGLKGTFRAFLSSKLQDLYSIVRRSDRETLPIVNFKDQVLFRSWESLFSDSESRMKDSAPIYSFDGRDVLRDSAWPEKMIWHGSDGRGHRQTDNYCETWRAGDRAVTGLASSLQAGQLLQQTSSSCSSSYIVLCIENSYMTQSKK, translated from the exons ATGTCTAAGCTCAGGTTTTGGCTTTGCCTCTTTATTCTGGTGTGCTTGAGGATATGCCACACACACGGCTGGTTCTGGTTTGATGACTCGAAAGAAAATGTGAAGGGCACACAGACACCGGCCTACCTGACAACCATAAGGCCCACATCACCACCGAGGACAGAACCGCCCAGAACAACAGGTACAGGTGCTTCCGTAACTGAGGTCCCGAAAAAGGTCAGTTATGATGGAGATCATTTCGAGGGGAAATCAGAGTCTAGGTCTAGGTTGGGGATTGAGTCAGAATCTATAACTGGGTCATGGTCTGAATTTGCTTCTGGATCCGGATCCGGATCTTCGCAATTTGAAAGACAGGATGGCTATGTTACAACAACCAACGTTTTGGGAATTGCTACTGAAAATGCAAGTTTGCACATAAGAAATCTCACATTGGAGACCAAAGAGGACCAGTTGGATGGACTTCAGAGCATCAACGACACAACAGACAGTCGatttaataaaagcatgaatgttCCTTATAAAAATGTTAGCACTTATAATGATACAAATGGGAATAATTCTACAGAGCATGATTATGATAACATGTCATTGTATTCCTCTGAATACACTGTCTCAGAAAATGTACTAACCATTGAAAGTGAGTTTTTAGTAGCTAGCATACCAAAAGTCATTGAATCCCCACGCTGCTTGCCAGTCGATTCTGGTTTGCCGTTTTGCACTAAAATGGGAGTGGAGAGTTTCGCAGTGCCAAATTTTCTCAATCAAAGCAGTGTGGAGGAAGTTCAGGCAATTATGACCCAGTGGGCATGGCTTTTGCGGTCAAACTGCCATCATAGCTTGGAATGGTTTTTCTGCCTGCTGTTGACCCCGCGGTGTGGCCCGCCTGGACTACCGCCCCCGCTGCCCTGTCACAGTTTCTGCGAGGTCCTGCGTGACAGTTGTTGGACACTCCTGGATGAGGGCCGCCTCCACGTGGAGTGCCACTCTCTGCCTGAAGAGAAGCATGATGGGTATCGGTGCTTGTCAGTTAGTAACCAGAAAG aagaaagtggAGTGTCGTTGTTGCAGTTAATTGGTGATCCTCCACCTGATGGCGTCTCCAAAGTCTTTGACCATGATAACAGCCCTGGCTATGTGTTTGACCAAAGCTCCAATGTGGGTCAGTCAGCCGCGGCCCACCTGCCCAACCCTTTCTTCCGTGACTTCTCCCTTATCTTCAACATTAAACCCACGTCCTCCAAGCCTGGTGTCATCTTCTCAATCACTGACCCAACCCAGAACTACATGTATGTTGGTGTGAAGCTGTCAGCGGTGGAGAAGGGCAAGCAGTATATCATCTTCTACTACACTGAGCCAGACTCGGAGAGCTCATATGAGGCGGCCAGATTTTCCGTGCCTTCCATGGTGAACACCTGGACCCGCTTTTCCATCAGTGTTTTGAATGAGCGTGTTTCCCTCTACTTCAACTGTGACTCAGATCCTCAGGTCATGAGTTTTGAGCGGTCTCCAGATGATATGGACCTGGATGCCGCGGCTGGAGTGTTTGTTGGTCATGCAAGTGGAGCAGACCCTGATAAGTTTTTG GGTGTTATCGGCGATGTAAGAGTGTTGAAAGACCCTGGGGCGGCTGAACGGCACTGTGAAGAAGATGAGGATGACTTCGATGCG GGATCAGGTGATTACGGAGCAAGTGGAGATGGAGAAGGACGACCATCAATCCAG CCGACACCTCCCTCCTCTCGGCCGATCCAGCAGCCGCCGGTCACCAGCAGACCTCATGTTGACAAGCAGCTGACAG GTGTAAAAGGAGAGAAAGGAGACAGAGGAGAGAAGGGTGACAAAGGTGAGAGGGGTCTTGCGGGGCCGAAGGGTGATTCAGGATCTGGATCTGGTGGCAGTGCTAAAGGAGAGAAG GGGGACGCAGGAGAGAAAGGACTGAAG GGTAGTTCTGGTTTTGGTTATCCTGGATCAAAGGGTGACCGTGGCCCTCCTGGTCCTCCAGGGCCTCCTGGACCCCCAGGGCCCAGTGCAGAGGTAGAAGTGAGGGGAGATGGGTCCGTTATGCAGAAGGTGACAGGACCAAGAGGACCACCTGGACCACCAGGACCGCCTGGCCCTGCTGGAGCTGAAGGGGAGCCG GGTgaccctggtgaagatggaaaaGCT GGCCAAGTTGGACCTCCAGGTTTTCCAGGAACTCCTGGGAGTCCTGGACCCAAAGGAGAGAAA ggAGAGCGAGGTGAAAGTCAGCCAGGACCTCGAGGTCCTCCAGGGCTTCCAGGCCCACCGGGACCCCCATCTCGCTCTGATAGGCCT ACATTTGTGGACATGGAGGGTTCTGGATTTGATCTGGACAGTGTGCGG gcAATGCCTGGTTTGCCTGGCCTACCTGGTCCTGCTGGTCCCCCTGGCCTCCCTGGTCCCCCTGGCCCTGGGTCTTCAGGCTCTGGTGGTTTTGGGCCTCCAGGTCCTCCTGGGCAAAATGGAGCTCCAGGTCAACCG gGACTTCCAGGTTTACCAGGGGCTGATGGAAAACCAGGCTTAACAGGCCCTAAAGGAGAGAAG GGTGATGCCGGTGAGCTGGGCCTACCTGGACCTGTGGGAGAGAAG GGTGCCAAAGGTTCTTCTGGTTCCCCCGGCCTTCCTGGAGAGGGTGGACTTGCTGGTCTTCCAGGACCAATGGGACCTGTTGGGCCACCAGGGCCACCTGGTCCTCCTGGCCCAAGATATCATGTTGGTTTT GATGATATGGAGGGTTCTGGTGTTCACTTCAGTTCAGTCCCTGGAGTAAGAGGACCAGTAGGAATccag GGACCTCCTGGTGTCCCAGGACCACAA GGTACACCTGGTGTCCCAGGAATTCCTGGTGAGAAAGGCAGTGAGGGACCTCAGGGAAATGATGGCCAACCTGGTTTGGATGGATTTCCTGGACCGCAG GGACCAAAGGGCAACAAGGGAGACAGAGGTGACCGG GGTGAACCTGGTCGAGATGGAGCTGGACTTCTAGGTCCACCCGGCCCCCCTGGACCACCTGGACAAATTATTTATCGttattatgaaaat AATGATGAAACTGGAGGAGCAAGGCCTCAG GGCCCAGTAGGACCAAAGGGTGACCAAGGAGATCCTGGATCACCAGGCTACGGCATTAAG GGTGAGAAAGGAGAACCTGGACTTATTCTTGGAGCTGATGGAAACCCATTTTACCTTGGTGGAGTGATAGGCCAAAAG gGTGAGAGTGGGCTTCCTGGACCAGTCGGACCTCCT GGTCCAGCTGGACCTCCTGGTTTGAAAGGTGAATTTGGAATGCCAGGCAGACCC GGTCGGCCAGGTATAAATGGATACAAAGGAGAGAAGGGAGAGTCAGGGTCAGGCTCTGGATATGGCTACCCA GGTCCCCCTGGTCCCCCAGGACCCCCTGGTCCCCCTGGACCTGCTGTGCCCTTGGACAGATTTGGT AGATATGAAGATTATTCGAGACAGTATCCAG CTATGAAAGGAGAGAAAGGAGACCAGGGTTCTCCTGGAGTTCCAGGGTCGCCAG GTTTTTCCTCTAACATTGATATCTATGCCCTCAAG AATGAGATGAAGGGGGAGCAGGGGGAGCCCGGTCTTAAAGGAGAGAAAGGAGAGCCAGGAGGAGGATTTTATGACCCTCATTTTGGAGCTGTACAGGGACCACCAGGAAACCCTGGACCTCCT GGACCTAAAGGAGACTCAATCAGAGGTCCCCCTGGACCACAGGGTCCACCAGGATCACCTGGTGTTGGTTATGATGGTCGTCCAGGAAACCAAGGACCTCCTGGACCCCCTGGACCTCCAGGGTCACCATCATTGCCAGGAGCCTACAGGCCAC aaCTCAGTATTCCCGGACCTCCAGGTCCCCCGGGGCCTCCTGGAGTTCCTGGCACTGGATCTGGA GTGACTTTCCTGAGGTCTTATGACATAATGATGGCTACGGCACGCAGACAGTCTGAAGGTGCTTTGATTTACATTTTGGACAGAAACGATCTCTACCTCAGAGTTCGGGATGGTGTCAGACAAGTGATG CTTGGAGATTATAACCCCTTCTACGGAGAGCTG GACAATGAAGTGGCAGCGGTCCAGCCGCCCCCTGTTGTTCACTATTCCCAAGACCACACAGCTGACAATGGAGCAGAACAGATTTCTCCACCGCACCAGCCGATCGAGTTTCCGAGGAGGGAGCCAGAGAATAGAAACCCCAATCCACCAGACTCCCGTTACCCAGATCCACGATACCCACCCTACACCGAACCCATACAACCACACAGACACCCCGTTCAACCTGAGAGGAACCCCAGCACTCCAGCCCGCCGCCCTAGCCCTCCTGTCAATCAACCAGAGGGCCACATCCACACTTCTGGACCAGGG TTGCATCTTATCGCCCTGAATTCTCCACAAGTGGGCAACATGAGAGGCATTCGTGGGGCAGACTTCCTGTGCTTCCAGCAGGCTCGGGCCGTGGGCCTGAAGGGAACGTTCAGAGCCTTCCTGTCTTCCAAACTTCAAGATCTCTATAGTATCGTCCGCAGATCTGACAGAGAGACGTTACCGATTGTTAACTTCAAG GATCAAGTCCTTTTCAGAAGCTGGGAGTCTCTCTTCAGTGACTCAGAGAGCAGGATGAAGGACAGTGCTCCTATCTACTCATTTGATGGCAGAGATGTCCTGCGGGACAGTGCCTG GCCAGAGAAGATGATCTGGCATGGTTCTGATGGCAGGGGTCACAGGCAGACGGATAACTACTGTGAGACGTGGAGGGCCGGAGACCGTGCGGTGACAGGCTTGGCCTCGTCTCTGCAGGCTGGCCAACTCCTCCAGCAGACCTCCAGCAGCTGCTCCAGTTCCTACATCGTGCTGTGTATCGAGAACAGCTACATGACACAATCCAAGAAATAA